One Streptomyces sp. NBC_00554 DNA segment encodes these proteins:
- a CDS encoding universal stress protein: MERVIVAGVDRSARSRVAADWAAHEALLRGCSLHVVHVSPLNGLDAAEQWPYRPEIVADQGLDRVMARHPALRAESVRLTGTASRALNSQSRETEMIVLGLRGEGGHAGLPLGSTALAVAGAAACPVVLVPSGLACDGPVRRPDKVTLGVDARDPADAAIDFAFDAAGRRGVRLHALHAWKLPPSAAEWPFGVPGEERATWEDHEVQLLSDALRPWREKYPDVRVLEDVVLFTPAEGLIRSSGNTELIVLGRQASGDARADGADSSGLGSVAHALLRHTKCPVAVVPS; encoded by the coding sequence ATGGAGCGAGTGATCGTTGCCGGAGTCGACCGGTCGGCGCGCAGCCGTGTCGCAGCCGACTGGGCCGCACACGAGGCGCTACTGCGCGGGTGCTCACTGCACGTGGTCCATGTCTCGCCCTTGAACGGGCTGGATGCGGCGGAACAATGGCCGTACCGGCCGGAGATCGTGGCGGACCAAGGACTGGACCGGGTCATGGCCCGGCACCCGGCTCTGCGGGCCGAGAGCGTCCGGCTCACCGGAACGGCCTCACGGGCGCTGAACTCGCAGAGCAGGGAAACGGAGATGATTGTGCTCGGCCTGCGCGGGGAGGGAGGCCACGCCGGGCTCCCGCTGGGATCGACCGCTCTGGCGGTCGCCGGGGCCGCCGCCTGCCCGGTGGTGCTGGTGCCCAGCGGGCTCGCCTGCGACGGCCCGGTGCGCCGACCCGACAAGGTCACACTCGGTGTCGACGCCCGCGACCCGGCGGACGCGGCCATCGACTTCGCCTTTGACGCGGCAGGCCGCCGCGGCGTGCGGCTGCACGCGTTACATGCCTGGAAGCTTCCCCCCAGCGCCGCCGAGTGGCCCTTTGGCGTGCCGGGGGAGGAGCGTGCCACCTGGGAGGACCACGAGGTGCAGCTGCTGTCCGACGCGCTGCGGCCGTGGCGCGAGAAGTACCCGGACGTCCGCGTTCTGGAGGACGTCGTCCTGTTCACCCCTGCCGAGGGTCTGATCCGATCCTCCGGCAACACCGAACTGATCGTGCTCGGGCGACAAGCCAGTGGTGACGCCAGGGCCGACGGGGCCGACAGCTCCGGTCTGGGCTCTGTCGCGCACGCTCTCCTCCGGCACACCAAGTGCCCCGTGGCCGTGGTGCCTTCCTGA
- a CDS encoding zinc-dependent alcohol dehydrogenase family protein, whose translation MKALIFHGPGKRSWDDVPDPAIQDPGDAIVRIDAVTICGTDLHILKGDVPAVESGRVLGHEAVGTVHEVGPSVTTVRPGDRVLISCISACGRCRFCRESQYGQCLGGGGWILGHRIDGVQAEYARVPFADTSTHVLPEQVGNEAALMLADILPTSYEVGVLNGEVTPGDVVVVVGAGPIGLAAILTARLFSPSRVIAVDPAPRRREMAALHGAHLTLDPASDVVGRITELTDGLGADVAIEAVGLPDTFELCTRLIRPGGRVANVGVHGRPATLHLEDLWIRNIKITTGLVDTYSTPTLLRMVAAKQLDVDGFVTHRFGLQEMQEAYDVFSRPEESGALKVALFAS comes from the coding sequence ATGAAGGCTCTGATCTTCCACGGCCCCGGCAAGCGATCCTGGGACGACGTTCCCGACCCGGCCATCCAGGACCCGGGCGACGCGATCGTGCGGATCGACGCGGTCACCATCTGCGGCACCGATCTGCACATCCTGAAGGGTGACGTGCCTGCCGTCGAGTCGGGCCGGGTCCTCGGGCACGAAGCCGTCGGTACCGTGCACGAGGTCGGACCGTCCGTCACCACGGTGCGTCCCGGCGACCGGGTACTGATCTCCTGCATCAGCGCCTGCGGCCGCTGCCGCTTCTGCCGGGAATCCCAGTACGGCCAGTGCCTGGGCGGCGGAGGCTGGATCCTGGGCCACCGGATCGACGGCGTCCAGGCCGAGTACGCCCGCGTGCCCTTCGCCGACACCTCGACGCACGTGCTGCCCGAGCAGGTCGGCAACGAGGCGGCGCTCATGCTCGCGGACATCCTGCCGACGTCGTACGAAGTGGGCGTCCTCAACGGTGAGGTGACGCCGGGCGATGTGGTGGTCGTCGTGGGCGCCGGCCCGATCGGCCTGGCCGCGATCCTCACGGCCCGGCTCTTCAGCCCGAGCCGTGTCATCGCCGTCGATCCCGCTCCGCGGCGACGCGAAATGGCCGCGCTCCACGGCGCGCATCTGACACTCGACCCGGCGTCCGACGTCGTCGGCCGGATCACCGAGCTCACCGACGGACTCGGCGCGGACGTGGCGATCGAAGCGGTTGGCCTTCCGGACACCTTCGAGCTCTGCACCCGCCTGATCCGCCCCGGCGGACGAGTCGCCAACGTCGGCGTGCACGGCCGCCCCGCCACGCTCCACCTGGAGGACCTCTGGATCCGCAACATCAAGATCACCACCGGCCTCGTGGACACGTACTCCACACCGACGCTGCTGCGGATGGTGGCCGCGAAGCAGCTGGACGTCGACGGGTTCGTCACCCACCGCTTCGGCTTGCAGGAGATGCAGGAGGCGTACGACGTCTTCAGCCGGCCGGAGGAGAGCGGCGCGCTCAAGGTGGCGCTGTTCGCCTCGTGA
- a CDS encoding GNAT family N-acetyltransferase, translated as MTDDTLSRPTVHALLSDGTTVCIRPTTPGDHKQLRGFYEGMSPENLRLRFFAASRRSAVMAADRACAPPRPGYRALLAETKDHVIGLAEYETGEDTKSAEISIAVADGLHHRGVGTLLLEHLVSAARAAGITTFSADALSENHEILRLFADLGLRTARRFEGPEVRCTVELGEDDTYLTAVEARGRAAGVASLEPLLRPDAIAVIGAGRRPGSVGRAILHHLHTGGFTRRLFAVNPSVTSILGVPSHPSVGALPKIPDLAVVAVPASAVPAIAEECGKAGVRALLVVSAGLDSAQAEALMAACRTYGMRLVGPNCLGISNTDPDFSLDATFAADHPRPGTAGVAVQSGGVGIALLDGLSRLGIGVSSFASLGDKYDVSGNDMLQWWESDGRTELALLHLESFGNPRAFSRTARRVTRRMPVLTVDAGRTDAGRRAAASHTAAAATRTMTRQALFTQAGITATRSVGELLETAALLHSQPLPTGTRVAIVTNAGGAGVLSADACAEAGLSLPPLTPEVVDDLLAVLPDGAAVGNPIDATAAVTEEQLRDCVDRIMRYQGIDAVLLALVPTAVAAATGDDLIRSLTRAPGRRERPVAAVRLEQDLPVRLLPATDGSTVPSYAEPQAAARALAHAARRAAWLSRPDGTIPELAGVDTPRAQAVAETYLAAHPNGGWLDPRTCAELLACYGIPQLPWAWAETEDEAVIAAERLRGADGRVVMKAHWPGLLHKSQQHAVHLDLQGDSQVRAAFRDFETRFAGLLTGVVVQPLAARGTELFAGVVQDEVFGPLVLFGLGGTATEVLADHAARLAPLTDHDVHDLITAPRCAPLLFGSEGGGPVDLQGLEQLLLRLSRMAGDLPQLAEADFNPVLATPGGVSVLDARVRLLPRRPQDPYLRRLR; from the coding sequence ATGACGGACGACACGCTCAGTCGACCCACAGTCCACGCCCTGCTCTCGGACGGCACCACCGTGTGCATCCGTCCGACCACGCCAGGCGATCACAAGCAGTTGCGGGGGTTCTACGAGGGGATGTCCCCGGAGAACCTCCGGCTGCGGTTCTTCGCGGCGAGCCGCCGTTCCGCCGTGATGGCCGCCGACCGGGCCTGCGCGCCGCCGCGCCCCGGATACCGTGCCCTCCTCGCCGAGACGAAGGACCACGTGATCGGCCTGGCCGAGTACGAGACCGGCGAGGACACCAAATCGGCCGAGATCTCCATCGCCGTGGCCGACGGGCTGCATCACCGGGGCGTCGGCACACTCCTTCTCGAACACCTGGTCTCGGCCGCCCGCGCTGCGGGCATCACCACGTTCAGCGCCGACGCGCTCAGCGAGAACCACGAGATCCTGCGGCTCTTCGCCGACCTGGGACTGCGTACGGCTCGCCGCTTCGAGGGCCCAGAGGTGCGCTGCACCGTCGAACTCGGCGAGGACGACACCTATCTGACGGCCGTCGAGGCACGCGGCCGGGCCGCCGGCGTGGCCAGCCTGGAGCCGCTGCTGCGACCGGACGCGATCGCCGTGATCGGCGCCGGACGCAGGCCCGGGTCGGTGGGGCGGGCCATCCTGCACCATCTGCACACGGGAGGCTTCACCCGGCGCCTCTTCGCGGTGAACCCGAGCGTCACCTCGATACTCGGGGTGCCCTCCCACCCGTCGGTCGGCGCCCTGCCCAAGATCCCCGACCTCGCGGTCGTCGCCGTGCCCGCCTCCGCGGTCCCGGCCATCGCCGAGGAGTGCGGCAAGGCCGGCGTGCGGGCACTCCTCGTCGTGTCCGCCGGACTCGACAGCGCGCAGGCGGAGGCCTTGATGGCGGCGTGCCGGACGTACGGTATGCGGCTCGTCGGTCCCAACTGCCTCGGCATCTCCAACACCGACCCGGACTTCTCCCTCGACGCCACCTTCGCCGCTGACCACCCGCGTCCCGGCACGGCGGGCGTCGCGGTGCAGTCGGGAGGCGTCGGCATCGCCCTGCTGGACGGGCTGTCCCGGCTCGGCATCGGTGTCTCGTCCTTCGCATCGCTGGGCGACAAGTACGACGTCAGCGGCAACGACATGCTCCAGTGGTGGGAGAGTGACGGCCGCACCGAACTCGCCCTGTTGCATCTGGAGTCGTTCGGCAACCCGCGGGCGTTCTCCCGCACCGCTCGGCGCGTGACCCGCCGTATGCCCGTCCTGACCGTCGACGCGGGGCGCACCGACGCGGGCCGCCGCGCGGCTGCCTCGCACACCGCAGCAGCGGCGACGCGCACCATGACCCGGCAGGCACTGTTCACCCAGGCGGGGATCACCGCGACCCGGTCGGTGGGCGAACTCCTGGAAACCGCGGCTCTGTTGCACTCCCAGCCACTCCCGACGGGCACCCGCGTCGCGATCGTCACCAACGCGGGCGGTGCGGGTGTGCTCAGCGCCGACGCCTGCGCGGAGGCGGGACTCTCCCTCCCGCCGCTCACCCCGGAGGTGGTCGACGACCTGCTCGCCGTGCTGCCCGACGGTGCCGCGGTCGGCAACCCGATCGACGCCACCGCCGCCGTCACGGAGGAGCAGCTCAGGGACTGTGTGGACCGGATCATGCGGTATCAGGGCATCGACGCCGTACTGCTGGCCCTCGTCCCCACCGCGGTCGCCGCGGCGACCGGCGACGACCTGATCCGGTCCCTCACCCGCGCTCCCGGACGCCGGGAACGGCCGGTCGCCGCGGTGCGACTCGAGCAGGATCTGCCGGTCCGGCTGCTGCCCGCCACGGACGGCAGCACCGTCCCTTCGTACGCGGAACCCCAGGCGGCGGCACGGGCGTTGGCCCACGCGGCCCGGCGTGCGGCGTGGCTGAGCCGACCCGACGGGACGATCCCTGAGCTCGCCGGAGTCGACACCCCTCGCGCCCAGGCCGTCGCCGAGACCTACCTCGCCGCGCACCCGAACGGCGGCTGGCTCGACCCGCGCACCTGCGCCGAACTCCTCGCCTGCTACGGCATTCCCCAGCTCCCATGGGCCTGGGCGGAGACCGAGGACGAAGCCGTCATCGCCGCCGAACGGCTGCGCGGCGCCGACGGCCGGGTGGTCATGAAGGCCCATTGGCCGGGCCTGTTGCACAAGAGTCAACAGCACGCCGTCCACCTCGACCTCCAGGGCGACTCCCAAGTGCGCGCGGCCTTCCGGGACTTCGAGACCCGGTTCGCGGGGCTGCTCACCGGCGTGGTGGTTCAGCCCCTCGCCGCCCGCGGTACGGAACTGTTCGCCGGAGTGGTCCAGGACGAGGTCTTCGGCCCGCTCGTCCTGTTCGGGCTCGGCGGTACGGCGACGGAGGTACTGGCCGACCACGCGGCCCGGCTCGCCCCACTGACCGACCACGACGTACACGACCTGATCACCGCCCCGCGCTGCGCACCGCTCCTGTTCGGCTCGGAGGGCGGCGGGCCCGTCGACCTCCAAGGTCTGGAGCAACTACTGCTGCGGCTGTCCCGCATGGCGGGCGACCTGCCGCAACTCGCCGAGGCCGACTTCAACCCCGTTCTCGCGACACCGGGCGGAGTCTCCGTCCTCGATGCGCGCGTACGCCTGCTGCCCCGCAGGCCCCAGGACCCGTATCTGCGCCGACTCCGCTGA
- a CDS encoding CBS domain-containing protein, producing the protein MKHNKVGSVMTTEVVRAEYGTPFKEVARLLAGHRISGLPVVDDDEKVVGVISETDLLVRQAETPDPYAPRRRLRLAALTRGARKQAAKAKARTAGRLMTEPPVTVHADDTIVEAARTMAQHRVERLPVLDEEERLVGIVTRRDLLQVFLRPDADIRDEVIAEVLVRTLWLAPRTVEVSVIEGVVTLDGHMERRSETEIAVSMTRQIDGVVAVVAKLTHRLDDSRLQPDEQALHGVTDDWLRKL; encoded by the coding sequence ATGAAGCACAACAAGGTCGGCTCCGTGATGACCACGGAGGTCGTCCGCGCCGAGTACGGCACCCCGTTCAAGGAGGTGGCGCGGCTGCTCGCCGGCCACCGGATCAGCGGGCTGCCGGTGGTAGACGACGACGAGAAGGTCGTCGGGGTGATCTCCGAGACCGACCTGCTGGTCCGGCAGGCAGAGACGCCCGACCCGTACGCGCCGAGGCGCCGCCTCCGGCTCGCCGCGCTGACCCGCGGCGCCAGGAAGCAGGCCGCGAAGGCGAAGGCCCGCACCGCCGGCCGGCTGATGACCGAACCGCCCGTCACCGTGCACGCCGACGACACCATCGTCGAAGCCGCCCGGACCATGGCACAGCACCGCGTGGAGCGGCTGCCCGTCCTCGACGAGGAGGAGCGGCTCGTCGGCATCGTCACGCGCCGCGATCTGCTCCAGGTCTTCCTGCGGCCCGACGCGGACATCCGTGACGAGGTGATCGCGGAAGTGCTGGTGCGCACGCTGTGGCTGGCGCCCAGGACCGTCGAGGTCTCCGTGATCGAAGGCGTCGTCACGCTCGACGGACACATGGAGCGCAGGAGCGAGACGGAGATCGCCGTCTCCATGACGCGTCAGATCGACGGCGTCGTCGCGGTGGTCGCCAAGCTCACCCACCGGCTGGACGACTCACGCCTCCAGCCGGACGAGCAGGCACTGCACGGCGTCACCGACGACTGGCTGCGAAAGCTGTGA
- a CDS encoding flavodoxin domain-containing protein encodes MPRSVLVAYGTTNGSTARIAETIAEVLRKEGMPAEAVPARSVTDVSSYDAVVVGGGLYAGRWHKDARRFVRRHGRELAERPLWLFSSGPLDASASERNIPPVPGVKRAMVRLDVTEHVTFGGCLEEGAKGFIARKIVSSGKGGDFRDFAEIEAWAGRIATGLMGEPKSS; translated from the coding sequence ATGCCCAGGAGCGTGTTGGTCGCTTACGGAACGACGAACGGATCAACCGCGCGGATCGCCGAGACCATCGCCGAGGTCCTGCGCAAGGAGGGAATGCCGGCCGAGGCGGTGCCCGCCCGGTCCGTGACGGATGTGAGCTCGTACGACGCCGTGGTGGTCGGCGGCGGACTGTACGCCGGGCGCTGGCACAAGGATGCCCGTCGCTTCGTCCGTCGTCATGGCCGCGAGTTGGCCGAGCGACCGCTGTGGTTGTTCAGCAGCGGTCCGCTCGACGCCTCGGCCTCGGAGCGGAACATCCCGCCCGTACCCGGCGTGAAGCGGGCCATGGTCCGGCTCGACGTCACTGAACACGTCACCTTCGGGGGGTGCCTCGAAGAGGGCGCGAAGGGCTTCATCGCCCGGAAGATCGTCTCCTCCGGCAAGGGCGGAGACTTCCGCGATTTCGCGGAGATCGAGGCGTGGGCAGGTCGGATCGCGACCGGCTTGATGGGCGAACCGAAATCAAGCTGA
- the gap gene encoding type I glyceraldehyde-3-phosphate dehydrogenase encodes MTVRVGINGFGRIGRTYLRAALDRAEAGTQDVEVVAVNDIAPPATLAHLLEYDSTFGRIGREVSHDDSSITVDGRRIAITAERDPAALHWADYGAGIVIESTGRFRDRDAAALHLKAGAHTVLLSAPGKNADATIVMGVNDTTYDRRQDRIVSAASCTTNCVAPMVKVLNDAFGIERGMMTTIHGYTNDQSLLDGPHKDLRRARSAALSIIPTSTGAARAVGLVLPEMAGALDGIAVRVPVEDGSLTDLAVVLRREATVEEVNAVFDEAAEGPLNGILRVSKAPIVSRDVIGDPASCIFDPALTQANGTLVKVFGWYDNEWGYTNRLLDLTALVADD; translated from the coding sequence ATGACCGTACGCGTCGGCATCAACGGCTTCGGCCGGATAGGCCGCACCTATCTGCGCGCGGCACTCGACCGCGCCGAAGCGGGCACCCAGGACGTCGAGGTCGTCGCCGTCAACGACATCGCGCCGCCCGCCACCCTGGCCCACCTGCTGGAGTACGACTCGACCTTCGGCCGTATCGGCCGGGAGGTCAGCCACGACGACAGCTCGATCACGGTCGACGGCCGGCGCATCGCCATCACCGCCGAGCGCGACCCGGCGGCCCTGCACTGGGCGGACTACGGCGCCGGCATCGTGATCGAGTCCACCGGCCGTTTCCGCGACCGCGACGCCGCCGCCCTGCACCTGAAGGCCGGCGCGCACACGGTCCTGCTGTCCGCGCCCGGCAAGAACGCGGACGCCACCATCGTGATGGGCGTCAACGACACGACGTACGACCGCCGGCAGGACCGGATCGTGTCGGCCGCCTCCTGCACCACCAACTGTGTCGCCCCCATGGTCAAGGTGCTGAACGACGCCTTCGGCATCGAGCGCGGCATGATGACCACCATCCACGGCTACACCAACGACCAGTCCCTGCTGGACGGCCCGCACAAGGACCTGCGCCGGGCACGCTCGGCGGCGCTGAGCATCATCCCCACCAGCACCGGGGCCGCCCGCGCCGTCGGTCTGGTGCTGCCGGAGATGGCGGGTGCGCTGGACGGCATCGCGGTACGCGTCCCCGTCGAGGACGGCTCGCTCACCGACCTCGCGGTCGTGTTGCGGCGCGAGGCAACGGTGGAGGAAGTCAACGCGGTCTTCGACGAGGCCGCGGAGGGCCCGTTGAACGGCATCCTCCGCGTCTCGAAGGCGCCCATCGTCTCCCGCGACGTGATCGGCGACCCCGCGTCCTGCATCTTCGACCCGGCCCTCACCCAGGCGAACGGCACGCTGGTCAAGGTCTTCGGCTGGTACGACAACGAGTGGGGCTACACCAACCGGCTCCTGGACCTCACGGCGCTGGTGGCCGACGACTGA